The sequence CCCGCAGGTCATGGTGATCCACCATGAGCAGGCGGACCTGGAGCAGCTGGAGGGCGGCATCGGCTCACTCGACGCCGTACCGACCGGTTCCACCCGGGCCCAGCTGACCCTCAGCTTCTACGAACCGCAGGGGGACGGCCCCGTCCACTGCGGCCTGATCCACGCGACCGACCTGCTCGGCACCGCCAAGGCACGGCGACTCGCCGACGAACTCCAGAGGCTGCTGCGCACCGTGGCAGCCGACCCGCAGCAGCCGCTCTCGGAGCTGTTCACCGCCATGTCCACAAGGAGTGACAACGCATGACCACCAACCCGTTCGAGGACCCGCAGGGCCGCTTCCTTGTCCTGGTCAACGACGAGATGCAGCACTCGCTGTGGCCGTCCTTCGCGGAGGTCCCCGCCGGCTGGCGGACCGCCTTCGGCGAGGACACGCGTGAGGCGTGCCTCTCGTACGTCGAGGAGCACTGGACGGACCTGCGCCCGGCGAGCCTGGTCGCCCAGCAGGGCTGACCGGTAGCGGGCCCGACGCCGCCGCCCGTGGAGAACCTCCTCCACGGGCGGCGGCGTTCGCGCGTCCGGCTTCCGAAGCCGGGCCGTGGGGACACGCCGGAGGTTCCCCGCAGGACGAGCGCGCAACCCGGGCCAGGCCAAAAACAGCCCCGCCGGCGTTTGAGGCGCGGGGTCCGGCGCGGAGCCCCGTGCAACGGCGCCGCACCAGACGGGCGAAGCCGCGCCGCAGGCCAGGCGCGGAGCCCCGTGCAACGGCGCCGCACCGACCGACCCCCGCCACACCCGGCCAAGCCCCCCGCAGGGGCACGGCAGAAGGCCCCCGCCCGGAGTACCGGGACGGGGGCCTTCTGTGCGGTGCGGGTGGGGGTACGGGTCAGGCCTGGACCGCCGGTTCGCGGCGGCTGTCGGACCACGCCGACCAGAGTTCGGCGTAACGGCCACCCGCCGCGACGAGTTCCGCGTGGGTGCCCGTCTCGACGATCCGCCCCTGGTCCAGGACGACGACGCGGTCGGCGGTCGCCGCCTGCGGGAGCCGGTGGGCGACCATCAGGCCCGTACGGCCCTCCAGGGCGCGCAGCGCGGCGGTCTCCAGCACGCGGGCGCCCGCGCTGCCGGCGTCGGCGGTGGCCTCGTCCAGGATCGCGATGGGCGGGTCGGTGAGGACGAGGCGCGCGAGCGCGAGGTGCTGCGCCTGGGTCACCGTGAGCCGGTGGCCGCCCTCGCCCACGACCGTGGCCAGCCCGTCGGGCAGCGCGTCGACCCACTGCAGGGCGTCGACGTGGGCCAGCGCGGTGCGCAGTTCCTCGTCGGTCGCCCCGGGGCGGGCCAGCCGCAGGTCCTCGGAGAGCGGGCCCGCGAAGACGTGGACCTCCTGGCTGATCAGGGTGACCGCCTGCCGGACCCCGGCGGCGCCCAGCTCGCGGGAGTCCACGCCGCCCAGGGAGATTGCACCGGTCGCCGGGTCGTGGACGCCCGCGATCAGCTTCGCGAGCGTGGTCTTCCCGGCGCCGCTGGCGCCCACCAGGGCGACGCGCTCGCCGTCCCCGACCTCCAGGTCGACGTCGCTGAGCACCGGGTGGCCGTCCACGTAGGCGTGGCTGAGGCCGGACACCTTGACCGAGCCGTCGACCGGTGCGGCGGCCCGGACGTCGGGCTCCCGTTCGGCGGGGAGGCTCGAAACGCCGACGAGACGGGCGAGGCTCGCTCCGGCGGACTGGGCGTCGTCGATGAGGAACAGCGCGGCGTTGATCGGGTTGAACAGGCCGTGGAAGTAGAGCGCGGCCGCGGTCGCCGTACCGATGCTCACCGAGCCGTTGTCGACCAGGAAGAAGCCGGTGACGAGGATCGCCGTCATGCCGACGAACTCGGCGATGTTCAGGCGGGAGAAGAAGCCCGAGACCAGGCGCATGCCGCGCGCCGCGAGGTCGACGGCGGTCTGCGACCGCTGCTCGACCAGCTCTTCGTGGCGCCGGTTGAGGCGGAACGCCCGCACGGTACGGACTCCGCCGACGCTGTCGAGCAGCTGGTGCTGGAGGGCCCCGGTCGCCACCCGGTGGGCGGCGTAGATGCTCGCGGCGCGCGGGATGTACCAGCGGACCGTGAGGATGTGCACGGGGACGGCCAGCAGGACGGCGGGCAGGAAACGCCAGTCGAGGACGGTGAGGCCCACCAGCGTCAGCACGATGGTGAGGAAGGCGTTGGCGAACTCGGGCAGGGCCTGGCGAACCGCCCGGGCGATCAGGGTGACGTCGCCGGTGACACGCGAGGTGAGGTCGCCGGAACCGGCCTTCTCGACCCGTTCGAGCGGCAGTCGCAGCGCCCGCGAGATGAAGCGTTCCCGCAGGTCGGCGAGGACCGTCTCGCCGAGCCTGGCCACCAGGGACTTGCCGATGGCCGTGGCGATGCCCCGGGCCACGGCGACCGCCAGGAGGAGGATCATCGGCACGGTCAGCGCGGACTCGCCCTGCTTGTCGATCACCA comes from Streptomyces sp. NBC_01408 and encodes:
- a CDS encoding MbtH family protein — translated: MTTNPFEDPQGRFLVLVNDEMQHSLWPSFAEVPAGWRTAFGEDTREACLSYVEEHWTDLRPASLVAQQG
- a CDS encoding ABC transporter ATP-binding protein, producing the protein MSGPGTPERELLPTASGARTFAVMRELLRRHRLLSFGAVTVLVLGTGIGLLTAPLLGRIVDLVIDKQGESALTVPMILLLAVAVARGIATAIGKSLVARLGETVLADLRERFISRALRLPLERVEKAGSGDLTSRVTGDVTLIARAVRQALPEFANAFLTIVLTLVGLTVLDWRFLPAVLLAVPVHILTVRWYIPRAASIYAAHRVATGALQHQLLDSVGGVRTVRAFRLNRRHEELVEQRSQTAVDLAARGMRLVSGFFSRLNIAEFVGMTAILVTGFFLVDNGSVSIGTATAAALYFHGLFNPINAALFLIDDAQSAGASLARLVGVSSLPAEREPDVRAAAPVDGSVKVSGLSHAYVDGHPVLSDVDLEVGDGERVALVGASGAGKTTLAKLIAGVHDPATGAISLGGVDSRELGAAGVRQAVTLISQEVHVFAGPLSEDLRLARPGATDEELRTALAHVDALQWVDALPDGLATVVGEGGHRLTVTQAQHLALARLVLTDPPIAILDEATADAGSAGARVLETAALRALEGRTGLMVAHRLPQAATADRVVVLDQGRIVETGTHAELVAAGGRYAELWSAWSDSRREPAVQA